One Rhizobiales bacterium GAS188 DNA window includes the following coding sequences:
- a CDS encoding 3-isopropylmalate dehydratase, large subunit, protein MAPRTLYDKIWDDHLVDAQPDGTCLLYIDRHLVHEVTSPQAFEGLRLAGRKVHSPAKTLAVVDHNVPTTDRSKGIDDPESRIQVDTLANNAREFGVEYYDERDVRQGIVHVIGPEQGFTLPGTTIVCGDSHTSTHGAFGALAHGIGTSEVEHVLATQTLIQRKAKNMLVRVDGILPPGVTAKDIILSIIGEIGTAGGTGHVIEYAGEAIRALSMEGRMTVCNMSIEGGARAGLIAPDETTFAYLVGRPKAPKGKAWEMAIEYWRQLRSDEGAHFDQTVVLDAAKLPPIVTWGTSPEQVTTVLGRVPVPSEIADEGKRLAAARALEYLGLNGGEKITDISINRVFIGSCTNGRIEDLRAAAKVVAGKHVHDGVAAMVVPGSGLVKEQAEAEGLDKVFLTAGFEWREPGCSMCLAMNADKLAPGERCASTSNRNFEGRQGFRGRTHLVSPAMAAAAAVAGRFVDIREWR, encoded by the coding sequence GTGGCGCCGCGCACCCTCTACGACAAGATCTGGGACGACCATCTGGTCGATGCACAGCCGGACGGCACTTGCCTTCTCTATATCGACCGGCACCTGGTGCATGAAGTCACCTCGCCGCAGGCCTTCGAGGGCTTGCGCCTTGCCGGACGCAAGGTGCATTCGCCGGCGAAGACGCTGGCGGTCGTCGATCACAACGTCCCGACCACCGACCGCTCCAAGGGCATCGACGATCCCGAGAGCCGCATCCAGGTCGACACGCTGGCCAATAATGCGCGCGAATTCGGCGTCGAATATTACGACGAGCGCGATGTGCGCCAGGGCATCGTGCATGTCATCGGTCCCGAGCAGGGTTTCACGCTCCCCGGCACCACCATCGTCTGCGGCGACAGCCACACCTCGACGCATGGGGCCTTCGGCGCGCTCGCCCATGGCATCGGCACGAGCGAGGTCGAGCATGTGCTGGCGACGCAGACGCTGATCCAGCGCAAGGCGAAGAACATGCTGGTGCGCGTCGATGGCATCCTGCCCCCGGGCGTGACCGCCAAGGACATCATCCTCTCCATCATCGGCGAGATCGGCACGGCCGGCGGCACCGGCCATGTCATCGAATATGCGGGCGAGGCTATCCGCGCCCTGTCGATGGAAGGGCGGATGACGGTGTGCAACATGTCGATCGAGGGCGGCGCCCGCGCCGGCCTGATCGCGCCCGACGAGACGACCTTCGCTTATCTCGTCGGCCGCCCCAAGGCCCCCAAGGGCAAGGCCTGGGAGATGGCAATCGAGTATTGGCGTCAGCTGCGCTCGGATGAGGGGGCGCATTTCGACCAGACCGTGGTGCTCGATGCCGCGAAGCTTCCCCCGATCGTCACCTGGGGCACCTCGCCCGAGCAGGTGACGACCGTGCTCGGCCGCGTTCCGGTGCCGTCCGAGATCGCCGATGAGGGCAAGCGCCTGGCCGCGGCGCGGGCCCTCGAATATCTGGGTCTCAATGGCGGGGAAAAGATCACCGATATCAGCATCAACCGCGTCTTCATCGGCTCCTGCACCAATGGCCGCATCGAGGATTTGCGGGCCGCCGCCAAGGTCGTCGCCGGCAAGCATGTCCATGACGGCGTCGCCGCCATGGTGGTGCCGGGCTCTGGCCTGGTGAAGGAACAGGCGGAGGCCGAGGGGCTCGACAAGGTGTTCCTCACGGCCGGCTTCGAATGGCGCGAGCCCGGCTGCTCGATGTGCCTGGCCATGAATGCCGACAAGCTCGCACCGGGCGAGCGTTGCGCCTCGACCTCGAACCGCAATTTCGAGGGGCGCCAGGGCTTCCGCGGCCGCACCCATCTGGTGTCGCCCGCCATGGCCGCGGCGGCGGCAGTCGCCGGGCGCTTCGTCGATATCCGGGAGTGGCGGTGA
- a CDS encoding EamA domain-containing membrane protein RarD yields the protein MSETTAVNRAMTPIEWAMLIALSVLWGGSFFFTGVAVKELPPFTIVVLRVGVAAIILNIAVRAMGLAMPRQGSVWAAFFGMGLLNNVVPFTLFVWGQTHIASGLASILNATTPLFTVIVAHLFTSDERMTANRLAGVLIGLIGVAVMIGRQALSGLVPGALGTDMLAQLACLGAALSYGFAGVYGRRFKRLGVAPMLTATGQVTASAVMLAPVALLVEHPWTLPVPSLPVLGAILGIAALSTALAYVLYFRILATAGATNLLLVTFLIPVSALILGTLVLREPLIGAQLLGMAMIGLGLAAIDGRLLRLLRDRLRPNPAPALPPIEHDLGRD from the coding sequence GTGAGCGAGACCACCGCCGTCAACCGGGCCATGACGCCGATCGAATGGGCGATGCTGATCGCCCTTTCGGTGCTGTGGGGCGGCTCCTTCTTCTTCACCGGCGTCGCCGTCAAGGAGCTGCCGCCCTTCACCATCGTGGTGCTGCGGGTCGGCGTCGCGGCCATCATCCTCAACATCGCGGTCCGGGCGATGGGCCTCGCCATGCCGCGCCAGGGCAGCGTCTGGGCCGCATTCTTCGGCATGGGCCTCCTGAACAATGTGGTGCCCTTCACCTTGTTCGTCTGGGGGCAGACTCATATCGCCAGCGGCCTCGCCTCGATCCTCAACGCCACCACGCCCTTGTTCACCGTCATCGTGGCGCATCTGTTCACCAGCGACGAGAGGATGACGGCCAATCGTCTCGCGGGCGTGCTCATCGGCCTCATCGGCGTCGCCGTGATGATCGGCCGGCAGGCGCTCTCAGGGCTCGTGCCTGGAGCTCTCGGCACCGACATGCTTGCCCAACTCGCCTGCCTTGGCGCCGCGCTGAGCTATGGCTTCGCGGGCGTCTATGGACGGCGCTTCAAGCGCCTGGGCGTAGCGCCCATGCTGACCGCGACCGGGCAGGTCACGGCCTCGGCCGTGATGCTGGCGCCGGTCGCGCTCCTCGTGGAGCATCCCTGGACGCTGCCTGTGCCGAGCCTGCCGGTTCTCGGGGCGATCCTCGGCATCGCGGCCTTGTCGACCGCGCTCGCCTATGTGCTCTATTTCCGGATTCTGGCCACTGCGGGTGCGACCAATCTGCTGCTCGTGACTTTCCTGATCCCCGTCAGCGCCCTCATCCTCGGCACGCTCGTCCTCCGCGAGCCGCTGATCGGCGCCCAGCTCCTCGGCATGGCTATGATCGGCCTTGGCCTCGCCGCGATCGATGGCCGCCTGCTGCGCCTGTTGCGCGATCGGCTACGGCCAAACCCCGCCCCGGCGCTGCCGCCGATCGAGCATGATCTCGGGCGGGATTGA
- a CDS encoding transcription elongation factor GreA: MDKVPMTPAGYVALESELKTRQQEDRPRIIQAISDARSLGDLSENAEYHSAKEAQSHNEGRILELESLIGRADVIDATKLTGKTVKFGATVKLLDEDTEQTKIYQLVGETEADVRSGKVSITSPVARALIGKTVGDTVEVHTPGGGKSYEIVGVSFR; encoded by the coding sequence ATGGACAAGGTGCCGATGACCCCGGCGGGTTATGTCGCTTTGGAATCCGAGCTGAAGACGCGCCAGCAGGAAGATCGCCCGCGGATCATCCAGGCGATTTCCGACGCGCGTTCGCTCGGCGATCTGTCCGAGAATGCCGAGTATCATTCGGCGAAAGAGGCTCAGTCGCATAATGAAGGGCGCATTCTCGAGCTCGAATCACTGATCGGGCGCGCCGACGTCATCGACGCCACGAAATTGACCGGCAAGACCGTGAAATTCGGCGCCACCGTCAAATTGCTCGACGAGGACACCGAGCAGACCAAGATCTACCAGCTGGTCGGAGAGACCGAGGCGGATGTGCGCTCCGGCAAGGTGTCGATCACCTCGCCTGTCGCACGGGCGCTCATCGGCAAGACGGTCGGCGATACGGTCGAGGTGCATACGCCCGGCGGCGGCAAGTCCTACGAGATCGTCGGCGTCAGCTTCCGCTAA
- a CDS encoding carbamoyl-phosphate synthase large subunit: MPKRTDISTILIIGAGPIVIGQACEFDYSGTQACKALRAEGYRVVLVNSNPATIMTDPELADRTYVEPITPQIVAKIIAAERHVVPGGFALLPTMGGQTALNCALSLKRMGVLDEFDVELIGASAEAIDKAEDRELFRQAMIKIGLDVPRGRTLKGSLRQKKDTKGKPIYDENNEPVLELSPDAYANAMKTLDYVGLPAVIRPSYTLGGQGGGVAYNREEFFVVMERGIDASPTNEVLVEESVAGWKEFEMEVVRDRADNCIIICSIENLDPMGVHTGDSITVAPALTLTDKEYQRMRDASIAVLREIGVDTGGSNVQFAIDPASGRMIIIEMNPRVSRSSALASKATGFPIAKVAAKLAVGYTLDEIENDITGGATPASFEPTIDYVVTKIPRFTFEKFPGADPVLTTSMKSVGEAMAVGRSFGESLQKALRSLETGLTGLDEIEIEGLGLGDDHNAIRAAIGTPTQDRLLKVAQAIRLGMSESEIFEACRIDPWFLARIGEIVATEARVKAHGLPTTPGAFRNLKAMGFSDARLAVLAGCSEAEAKTARLALKVRPVFKRIDTCAAEFASPTAYMYSCYAPPFAGQVSDEARPSDRRKVIILGGGPNRIGQGIEFDYCCCHAAFALKEAGFETIMINCNPETVSTDYDTSDRLYFEPLTAEDVLEIIDTERSNGTLHGVIVQFGGQTPLKLAKALEEAGVPILGTSPDAIDLAEDRDRFKRLLDKLGLKQPKNGIAYSVEQSRLVTADLGFPLVVRPSYVLGGRAMAIIHDERTFDDYLLGTLPSLVPGEIKARYPNDKTGQINTLLGKNPLLFDRYLSDAIEVDVDCLADGKTTYVAGIMEHIEEAGIHSGDSACSLPPYSLDPATVTELEAQTKKLALALDVGGLMNVQYAIQDGVIHVLEVNPRASRTVPFVAKVTGVAVAKIAARVMAGESLASFGLVPKRLDHVGVKESVFPFARFPGVDVLLGPEMRSTGEVIGLDTDFDAAFAKSQLGAGSKVPRSGTVFVSVRDADKPRIVPTMQLLHGLGFKILATGGTQRFLEAEGVPAQRVNKVLEGRPHVVDAIKNGDVQLVFNTTEGAQALGDSRSLRRAALLHKVPYYTTLAGAVAAARGVRAFISGDLGVRALQDYVRGR, from the coding sequence ATGCCGAAACGCACCGATATATCGACGATCTTGATCATCGGGGCAGGCCCGATCGTGATCGGCCAGGCCTGCGAATTCGACTATTCCGGCACCCAGGCCTGCAAGGCGCTGCGGGCCGAGGGCTATCGGGTCGTGCTGGTCAATTCCAACCCGGCAACGATCATGACCGATCCCGAGCTCGCCGACCGCACCTATGTCGAGCCGATCACGCCGCAGATCGTCGCCAAGATCATCGCGGCCGAGCGCCATGTGGTGCCGGGCGGCTTCGCTCTCCTGCCGACCATGGGCGGGCAGACGGCGCTCAATTGCGCCTTGTCGTTGAAGCGCATGGGCGTGCTCGATGAATTCGACGTCGAGCTGATCGGCGCGTCCGCCGAGGCAATCGACAAGGCCGAAGACCGCGAGCTGTTCCGCCAGGCCATGATCAAGATCGGCCTCGACGTGCCGCGCGGCCGTACGCTGAAGGGCAGCCTGCGGCAAAAGAAGGACACCAAGGGCAAGCCGATCTACGACGAGAACAACGAGCCGGTGCTGGAATTGTCGCCGGACGCCTATGCCAATGCCATGAAGACGCTCGATTATGTCGGGCTGCCGGCGGTGATCCGCCCGTCCTACACGCTCGGCGGCCAGGGCGGTGGCGTCGCCTATAATCGCGAGGAATTCTTCGTCGTCATGGAGCGCGGCATCGATGCCTCGCCCACCAACGAGGTCCTGGTCGAGGAGAGCGTCGCCGGCTGGAAGGAATTCGAGATGGAGGTGGTCCGCGACCGGGCGGATAACTGCATCATCATCTGCTCGATCGAGAATCTCGACCCGATGGGCGTGCATACGGGCGATTCGATCACGGTCGCCCCGGCGCTGACGCTGACCGACAAGGAATATCAGCGCATGCGCGATGCCTCGATCGCGGTGCTGCGCGAGATCGGCGTCGACACCGGCGGCTCGAACGTGCAGTTCGCCATCGATCCGGCGAGCGGCCGCATGATCATCATCGAGATGAACCCGCGCGTCTCACGCTCCTCGGCGCTCGCCTCCAAGGCCACCGGCTTCCCGATCGCCAAGGTCGCGGCGAAGCTCGCCGTCGGCTACACGCTCGACGAGATCGAGAACGACATCACCGGCGGGGCGACGCCGGCCTCCTTCGAACCGACCATCGACTACGTGGTCACCAAGATCCCGCGCTTCACCTTCGAGAAATTCCCCGGCGCCGACCCGGTGCTGACGACCTCGATGAAATCGGTGGGCGAGGCGATGGCGGTCGGCCGCTCCTTCGGGGAATCGCTGCAGAAGGCGCTGCGCTCGCTCGAAACCGGGCTCACCGGGCTCGACGAGATCGAGATCGAGGGGCTCGGCCTCGGCGATGATCACAACGCCATCCGCGCCGCCATCGGCACGCCGACGCAGGACCGCCTGCTCAAGGTCGCCCAGGCGATCCGGCTCGGCATGAGCGAGAGCGAGATCTTCGAGGCCTGCCGCATCGATCCCTGGTTCCTGGCGCGGATCGGCGAGATCGTGGCGACCGAGGCACGCGTCAAGGCGCATGGCCTGCCGACGACGCCGGGCGCTTTCCGCAATCTCAAGGCGATGGGCTTCTCGGATGCCCGCCTTGCGGTGCTCGCGGGCTGCAGCGAGGCCGAAGCCAAGACGGCGCGCCTCGCGCTCAAGGTGAGGCCGGTCTTCAAGCGCATCGACACTTGTGCCGCCGAATTCGCCTCGCCCACCGCCTATATGTATTCCTGCTATGCGCCGCCCTTCGCCGGACAGGTGAGCGACGAGGCCCGTCCGTCCGACAGGCGCAAGGTCATCATCCTCGGCGGCGGCCCGAACCGCATCGGCCAGGGCATCGAGTTCGATTATTGCTGCTGCCATGCCGCCTTCGCGCTGAAGGAGGCCGGCTTCGAGACCATCATGATCAACTGCAACCCCGAGACGGTGTCGACCGATTACGACACCTCGGACCGGCTCTATTTCGAGCCGCTGACCGCCGAGGATGTGCTCGAGATCATCGACACGGAGCGCTCCAACGGCACGCTGCACGGCGTCATCGTGCAATTCGGCGGGCAGACGCCGCTCAAGCTCGCGAAGGCGCTGGAGGAAGCGGGCGTGCCCATCCTCGGCACCTCGCCGGACGCCATCGATCTCGCCGAGGACCGCGACCGCTTCAAGCGGCTGCTCGACAAGCTCGGCCTGAAGCAGCCCAAGAACGGCATCGCCTATTCGGTGGAGCAGAGCCGTCTCGTCACCGCCGATCTCGGCTTCCCGCTGGTGGTGCGCCCCTCCTATGTGCTGGGGGGACGCGCCATGGCGATCATCCATGACGAGCGGACCTTCGACGACTATCTTCTGGGGACGCTGCCGAGCCTGGTGCCGGGAGAGATCAAGGCCCGCTACCCCAACGACAAGACCGGGCAGATCAACACGCTGCTCGGCAAGAACCCCTTGTTGTTCGACCGTTATCTGTCGGATGCGATCGAGGTCGATGTCGATTGCCTGGCCGACGGCAAGACGACCTATGTCGCGGGAATCATGGAGCATATCGAAGAAGCCGGCATCCATTCGGGCGATTCGGCCTGTTCGCTGCCGCCCTATTCGCTGGATCCTGCGACGGTCACCGAGCTCGAGGCACAAACGAAGAAGCTTGCGCTGGCGCTCGATGTGGGCGGGCTGATGAATGTGCAATATGCGATCCAGGACGGGGTGATCCATGTGCTCGAGGTCAATCCGCGCGCCTCACGCACCGTGCCTTTCGTCGCCAAGGTGACCGGCGTTGCGGTCGCCAAGATCGCCGCACGGGTGATGGCCGGCGAAAGCCTTGCCTCCTTCGGGCTCGTGCCCAAGCGCCTCGACCATGTCGGCGTCAAGGAATCGGTATTCCCTTTCGCGCGCTTCCCGGGCGTCGACGTGCTGCTCGGTCCCGAAATGCGCTCGACCGGCGAGGTGATCGGCCTCGACACCGATTTCGACGCGGCTTTCGCCAAGAGCCAGCTCGGCGCGGGCTCGAAAGTGCCGCGCTCGGGCACGGTCTTCGTCTCGGTGCGCGATGCCGACAAGCCGCGCATCGTGCCGACCATGCAGCTTTTGCACGGGCTCGGCTTCAAGATCCTGGCGACGGGGGGCACCCAGCGCTTCCTGGAAGCCGAAGGCGTTCCGGCCCAAAGGGTGAACAAAGTGCTCGAAGGACGCCCGCATGTGGTCGACGCCATCAAGAATGGCGACGTGCAGCTGGTGTTCAATACAACCGAAGGTGCCCAGGCGCTGGGGGACTCCCGCTCTCTGCGACGGGCCGCCCTCTTGCATAAAGTGCCGTATTATACCACCCTAGCAGGTGCGGTCGCCGCTGCTAGAGGGGTGAGAGCATTCATCAGCGGTGACCTCGGTGTGCGCGCGCTGCAGGATTATGTCCGCGGCCGTTAG
- a CDS encoding AraC-binding-like domain-containing protein — MHPNANEATPFRFSTSDLSPQERMAFTRDVAARIYMRLDFEPIDDSPLSIRVEQHAWPSVSLIYCETNPLSFLRTPELIRDADGDFRFIVGVEGARYQFASSGVEETMDGSEGALLFNGVAGRVSLLGACVCTAMRIKRDRLAAAVRGLDDRAIRRPERASEPMSLLRGYAALVRRLGPTADPALVHQIPNHLIDLVALALGPTEETRMRAKSGAARMARLAAIRADVLANLSETTLSAKTMGRRHGVTDRYVHLLFEETGQTFGRFLEEERLKRALALLRDPMHASKRIGEIATAVGFAEHSSFDRAFRRRFGDTPTGMRYRHASDGKE, encoded by the coding sequence ATGCATCCGAATGCGAACGAAGCTACTCCCTTTCGGTTCTCGACCAGTGACCTGTCGCCGCAAGAGCGCATGGCCTTCACGCGCGATGTTGCGGCGCGCATCTATATGCGTCTCGACTTCGAGCCGATCGACGATTCTCCGCTCTCCATAAGGGTCGAGCAGCATGCCTGGCCATCGGTCTCGCTCATCTATTGCGAGACGAACCCGCTCAGCTTTCTGCGGACCCCTGAGCTCATCCGAGATGCCGACGGCGACTTCCGCTTCATCGTCGGCGTCGAAGGGGCGCGCTACCAATTCGCCTCGAGCGGCGTCGAGGAGACCATGGATGGCAGCGAGGGGGCCTTGCTCTTCAACGGTGTGGCCGGAAGGGTCAGCCTCCTCGGCGCTTGCGTCTGCACCGCGATGCGCATCAAGCGCGACCGCCTCGCGGCAGCGGTGCGAGGGCTTGATGATCGCGCCATAAGACGGCCGGAGAGGGCGTCCGAACCCATGAGCCTCTTGCGAGGCTATGCGGCGTTGGTGCGCCGGCTGGGCCCCACGGCCGACCCGGCTCTCGTGCATCAGATACCCAACCATCTCATCGACCTCGTGGCACTCGCGCTCGGCCCGACGGAGGAGACACGCATGCGCGCCAAGAGTGGAGCGGCGCGCATGGCGCGGCTGGCCGCGATCCGCGCCGACGTTCTCGCCAATCTGTCGGAGACGACATTGTCGGCGAAGACGATGGGCCGCCGTCACGGCGTCACCGACCGCTATGTCCACCTCCTGTTCGAGGAGACCGGGCAGACTTTCGGGCGCTTCCTCGAGGAGGAGCGGCTCAAGCGCGCCCTTGCATTGCTCCGCGACCCCATGCACGCGAGCAAGCGAATTGGTGAGATCGCTACCGCGGTCGGCTTCGCCGAGCATTCGAGCTTCGATCGCGCCTTCCGGCGCCGTTTCGGCGATACGCCGACCGGCATGCGCTATCGTCACGCGTCGGATGGCAAGGAATGA
- a CDS encoding transcriptional regulator, LuxR family, whose product MTSMQEILRTIERIYAAVLAPEEWSATLDAIRDMLVSHHTIVISQMTAWPVPSTSSFRHASAQIDTLAEEGGDLIAYAGLDDAQFAHLLSPESGNLLQPIYEAIPINAVTLSTEVVDAREFERSAAYNEVIKPIDGFHFITTRMEAPDLSLHMVSCRRRQAPAFGKEEAEVFRTILPHLATALRFRCHLRKAERRGNALTQLLDRMDIGVILTNAEGKPCFMNERACRILAAEDGLELMATGLAASTPAATRQLREEIAAVGAQHGVCERRLVLPRPSQRSSLILHILPIWRLGVTAPGMRAPQLAVLVKEPDMVTIDKTAIAEIFRLSPRESEVAALLATGLDLSEIAANLGLGLGSVRSYLSRVYEKTEVHHQAALVALIRSAGL is encoded by the coding sequence ATGACTTCAATGCAGGAAATTCTGCGGACGATCGAGCGGATCTACGCTGCGGTGCTGGCTCCGGAGGAATGGAGCGCCACACTCGACGCGATCCGCGACATGCTCGTCAGCCACCACACCATCGTGATCTCCCAGATGACCGCGTGGCCGGTGCCGTCCACCTCCTCCTTCCGGCACGCCTCCGCGCAGATCGACACGCTTGCCGAGGAGGGCGGCGATCTCATCGCCTACGCCGGATTGGACGATGCGCAATTCGCGCACCTGCTATCCCCCGAAAGCGGGAATCTGCTGCAGCCGATCTACGAGGCCATTCCCATCAATGCGGTGACCTTGTCGACCGAGGTGGTCGATGCCCGGGAATTCGAGCGTTCGGCCGCCTATAACGAGGTCATCAAGCCGATCGACGGCTTTCACTTCATCACCACCCGTATGGAGGCCCCTGACCTGTCTTTGCATATGGTGTCGTGCCGACGGCGCCAGGCTCCGGCCTTCGGCAAGGAAGAGGCGGAGGTCTTCCGGACCATCCTGCCGCATCTCGCGACCGCCCTCAGGTTTCGCTGCCATTTGCGCAAGGCCGAACGACGCGGCAACGCGCTGACCCAACTTCTGGACAGGATGGATATCGGCGTGATCTTGACCAATGCCGAAGGGAAACCTTGTTTCATGAACGAACGGGCCTGCAGGATCCTGGCGGCGGAGGATGGACTCGAGCTCATGGCGACGGGACTTGCCGCATCGACCCCTGCGGCGACCCGGCAATTGCGAGAGGAGATCGCCGCAGTCGGCGCCCAGCACGGCGTCTGCGAGCGGCGGCTCGTCCTGCCGCGGCCGTCGCAACGCTCTTCCCTCATATTGCATATTCTTCCCATCTGGCGGTTGGGGGTGACCGCGCCCGGCATGAGGGCGCCGCAGCTCGCGGTGCTCGTCAAGGAGCCCGACATGGTCACCATCGACAAGACCGCCATCGCCGAGATTTTCCGCCTGAGCCCGCGCGAAAGCGAGGTCGCGGCCCTCCTCGCGACTGGCCTCGACCTGTCGGAAATCGCGGCGAATCTAGGCCTCGGTCTCGGCAGCGTGCGTTCTTATCTCAGCCGCGTCTATGAAAAGACCGAGGTGCATCACCAGGCGGCCTTGGTGGCGCTGATCAGGAGCGCAGGGTTGTGA
- a CDS encoding ketopantoate reductase, translating into MSSSSSSQPRIAIIGSGAIGGFLAARLALAGRDPTLCVRSPVEELILESGGETHRVPVAIATDPSTEGPAEFVLLTTKAQDTAGAEPWLSALCRAGTTLVVVQNGIDHEARVAPYAAGAKILPALAYAGAERVAPGHVRHHTGSSLVVPKGEAGAALASLFAGSGVGIEQDEDFLTASWTKLLGNLAANPVTALTMRRMEVFGDPGTRALALSLLEEAVAVGRASGARLAEDQAQRTLAVLLGYNPAGGSSMLYDRLAGRPLEHEYLTGAVVRAAQRHGIDVPANRTVLALVAALSDGLAGARRSP; encoded by the coding sequence ATGAGCTCATCCTCCTCTTCCCAGCCCCGCATCGCCATCATCGGCAGCGGCGCCATAGGCGGCTTCCTGGCGGCGCGGCTCGCGCTTGCAGGGCGTGACCCGACGCTATGCGTGCGCAGCCCCGTCGAGGAACTGATCCTGGAGAGCGGCGGCGAGACGCATCGCGTGCCGGTCGCCATCGCCACCGATCCTTCGACGGAGGGGCCGGCCGAGTTCGTGCTGCTGACCACGAAGGCGCAGGACACGGCCGGCGCTGAGCCTTGGCTCTCGGCCTTGTGCCGGGCCGGCACGACGCTCGTCGTGGTGCAGAACGGCATCGATCACGAGGCGCGTGTGGCGCCTTACGCCGCCGGCGCCAAGATCCTGCCGGCGCTCGCTTATGCGGGCGCCGAGCGGGTCGCGCCCGGCCATGTCCGGCACCATACCGGCTCGTCCCTCGTCGTGCCGAAAGGCGAGGCAGGCGCGGCACTCGCCTCGCTCTTCGCCGGCAGCGGCGTCGGCATCGAGCAGGATGAGGATTTCCTGACGGCGTCCTGGACCAAGCTGCTCGGCAACCTTGCCGCCAACCCGGTGACGGCATTGACCATGCGGCGCATGGAGGTGTTCGGCGATCCGGGCACGCGCGCCCTCGCCTTGTCGCTCCTCGAGGAGGCGGTGGCGGTCGGCCGGGCGAGCGGCGCAAGACTGGCCGAGGATCAGGCGCAAAGGACCCTGGCGGTGCTCCTCGGCTACAACCCCGCAGGGGGCAGCTCGATGCTCTATGACCGGCTCGCAGGGCGGCCGCTCGAGCATGAGTATCTGACGGGGGCGGTGGTGCGGGCGGCGCAACGCCACGGCATCGATGTGCCCGCCAATCGCACCGTGCTCGCGCTCGTTGCGGCGCTGAGCGACGGATTGGCCGGCGCCCGACGAAGCCCATGA